A window of Vescimonas fastidiosa contains these coding sequences:
- the rplM gene encoding 50S ribosomal protein L13 yields MSTFMANKGNIVRKWYVVDAAGKPLGKTAVIVADLLRGKGKPTYTPHADCGDNVIVINAGKAILTGNKMEQKYYRTHSGWVGGLKETKYRILMQEKPEVAVRVAVRGMMPRNIVTKDSLKRLHIYAGEQHEHQAQKPELVK; encoded by the coding sequence ATGTCCACTTTTATGGCAAACAAGGGCAATATCGTCCGCAAGTGGTATGTCGTTGATGCCGCCGGCAAGCCCCTGGGCAAGACCGCCGTCATCGTGGCTGACCTGCTGCGCGGCAAGGGCAAGCCCACCTATACCCCCCACGCCGACTGCGGCGACAATGTCATCGTCATCAACGCCGGCAAGGCCATCCTCACCGGCAACAAGATGGAGCAGAAGTATTACCGCACCCACTCCGGCTGGGTGGGCGGCCTGAAGGAGACCAAGTACCGCATTCTCATGCAGGAAAAGCCCGAGGTGGCCGTCCGTGTGGCCGTGCGCGGCATGATGCCCCGCAACATCGTCACCAAGGACTCCCTGAAGCGTCTTCACATTTATGCCGGTGAGCAGCATGAGCATCAGGCTCAGAAGCCCGAGCTGGTCAAGTAA
- a CDS encoding tRNA 2-thiocytidine biosynthesis TtcA family protein produces MQHILGRVRRCVEDYHMIEPGETVAVGVSGGKDSLLTLVALARLRAFYPVAFQVHAITLETGTPGMCFDAVADLCRELEVPYTRISVPVYQIVFEERKEKNPCSLCAKLRRGSLNTALGELGISKIALGHHFDDAVETMLMNLLFEGRIGCFQPVTYLDRSGITQIRPLLYCHEDEVRRAAERLRLPVVQNPCPANGSTRRQEVKELLVQLEQRYPNLRQKIFGAVQRYPLYGWNLEEMEK; encoded by the coding sequence ATGCAGCATATTTTGGGACGGGTGCGCCGGTGCGTGGAGGACTACCACATGATCGAGCCCGGGGAAACCGTGGCGGTGGGGGTGTCCGGCGGCAAGGACAGCCTCTTGACCCTTGTGGCCCTGGCCCGGCTGCGGGCATTCTACCCGGTGGCGTTTCAGGTACACGCTATCACCCTGGAGACGGGGACACCGGGGATGTGCTTTGACGCGGTGGCGGATCTGTGCCGGGAGCTGGAGGTGCCTTACACCCGCATCTCCGTACCGGTTTATCAGATCGTCTTTGAGGAGCGGAAGGAGAAAAATCCCTGCTCCCTGTGCGCCAAGCTCCGCCGGGGAAGCCTGAACACGGCTCTGGGGGAGCTGGGCATATCCAAGATCGCCCTGGGCCATCACTTCGACGACGCGGTGGAGACCATGCTCATGAACCTGCTCTTTGAGGGTCGCATCGGGTGCTTTCAGCCGGTGACTTACCTGGACCGCAGCGGTATCACCCAGATACGCCCCCTGCTCTACTGCCACGAGGACGAGGTGCGCCGGGCGGCGGAGCGGCTGAGACTGCCGGTGGTGCAGAATCCGTGCCCCGCCAACGGCTCCACCCGGCGCCAGGAGGTGAAGGAGCTGCTGGTGCAGCTGGAGCAGCGGTATCCGAACCTGCGGCAGAAGATTTTCGGCGCGGTGCAGCGGTATCCCCTGTATGGGTGGAATCTGGAGGAGATGGAGAAGTGA
- a CDS encoding pro-sigmaK processing inhibitor BofA family protein yields MSVVEKIALGLTLLFLVVVCLRLFAAPLKLALKVAFNSALGFGAVWLLNLTTSVTGLSLGLNWFNALLIGILGLPGFGLLLLVQWVLT; encoded by the coding sequence ATGTCCGTCGTAGAAAAAATCGCCCTGGGCCTCACGCTGCTGTTTCTGGTGGTGGTGTGCCTGCGGCTGTTCGCCGCGCCGCTGAAGCTGGCGCTGAAGGTGGCGTTCAACTCCGCCCTGGGCTTCGGGGCGGTGTGGCTGCTGAATCTCACCACCTCTGTCACGGGGCTTTCCCTGGGGCTAAACTGGTTCAACGCCCTCCTCATCGGCATCCTGGGCCTGCCCGGCTTCGGCCTGCTGCTCCTGGTGCAGTGGGTGCTTACATAA
- a CDS encoding DUF2508 family protein produces MKKQPVNAEHDLRLLELRRELRDTARELHFAYDRFNYVTDPGLIEAGIYDINALKSRYDFLLRKMKLAQGQAVPSRCPEPPAAEPACMPAGNVKGGPSCPS; encoded by the coding sequence ATGAAAAAACAACCTGTAAACGCCGAACACGATCTGCGCCTGCTGGAGCTGCGCCGGGAGCTCCGGGACACGGCCCGGGAGCTGCACTTCGCCTACGACCGCTTCAACTATGTCACCGACCCCGGTCTCATCGAGGCCGGTATCTACGACATCAACGCCCTGAAATCCCGCTATGACTTCCTGCTGCGCAAAATGAAGCTGGCACAGGGCCAGGCCGTGCCGTCCCGGTGCCCGGAGCCGCCGGCGGCAGAGCCCGCCTGTATGCCCGCCGGAAATGTGAAGGGAGGGCCCTCATGTCCGTCGTAG
- a CDS encoding nucleoside deaminase, which yields MDHEGYMRQALDLAREAAECGEVPVGCVIVQGDRVVGRGRNRREEKQHTQSHAEMEAIRQANEALGSWRLDECTLYVTLEPCPMCAGAILNARIPRVYYGARDREMGACGGVLNLFMEDFPQRPALVGGILEEQCRGVLTDFFRRLRKI from the coding sequence ATGGACCACGAAGGGTATATGCGCCAGGCGTTGGACCTGGCCCGGGAGGCAGCGGAGTGCGGCGAGGTGCCCGTGGGCTGCGTTATCGTGCAGGGAGACCGAGTGGTGGGCCGGGGACGCAACCGCCGGGAGGAAAAGCAGCACACCCAGTCCCACGCGGAGATGGAGGCCATTCGGCAGGCCAATGAGGCGCTGGGCTCCTGGCGGCTGGACGAGTGTACCCTGTATGTGACATTGGAGCCGTGCCCCATGTGCGCCGGGGCTATTCTCAATGCCCGGATCCCCAGGGTGTATTACGGCGCCCGGGACCGGGAGATGGGCGCCTGCGGAGGCGTGCTGAACCTGTTTATGGAGGACTTTCCCCAGCGGCCCGCCCTGGTGGGGGGCATACTGGAGGAGCAGTGCCGGGGTGTGCTGACGGATTTTTTCCGGCGGCTGCGGAAGATTTAA
- the spoIID gene encoding stage II sporulation protein D, which yields MKQALAVGALWVVLLFGGAWLLAPRLAAEAEEPGPSAQSGGETLADSRSVLQVYDGEKTVEMTMAEYLPGVVRGEMPATFALEALKAQAVAERTFIYYHMQGGRKAAHPDADVCMDYRCCNAWVSREQAKSNWGDNFEEYDRKILQSVEETDGQVMLYAGKPILAAFHSSSAGITAKSGDAWVSDLPYLVSVKSPETAESVPNYYSVNTFTAEQFREKILAEEPEAVLEGSAKGWVTDLQKNSSGRVESATVGGVPIRGTRLRSILGLRSACFTVECGEEDITFRVTGFGHGVGMSQYGADALAREGKSWQEILRWYYRGVSIETWK from the coding sequence ATGAAACAAGCCTTGGCGGTGGGAGCGCTGTGGGTCGTGCTGCTGTTTGGAGGCGCATGGCTCCTGGCGCCCCGGCTGGCGGCAGAGGCAGAGGAGCCCGGGCCGTCGGCGCAGTCGGGCGGGGAGACGCTGGCGGACAGCCGGTCTGTTTTACAGGTGTATGACGGGGAGAAAACCGTGGAGATGACCATGGCAGAGTATCTTCCCGGGGTGGTGCGGGGTGAGATGCCCGCCACCTTTGCCCTGGAGGCCCTGAAGGCCCAGGCGGTGGCGGAGCGGACCTTCATTTATTACCACATGCAGGGCGGGCGCAAGGCGGCCCACCCGGACGCAGATGTGTGTATGGATTACCGCTGCTGCAACGCCTGGGTGTCCCGGGAGCAGGCAAAAAGCAACTGGGGCGATAACTTTGAGGAATATGATCGAAAAATATTACAATCTGTAGAAGAAACGGACGGCCAGGTGATGCTCTATGCGGGCAAGCCCATCCTGGCGGCCTTTCACTCCTCCTCGGCAGGGATCACGGCCAAGAGCGGGGATGCGTGGGTGTCGGACCTGCCGTATCTGGTGAGCGTAAAGAGCCCGGAGACGGCGGAGAGCGTACCCAACTATTACAGCGTGAACACATTTACGGCGGAGCAGTTCCGGGAGAAGATCTTAGCCGAGGAGCCGGAGGCGGTGCTGGAGGGCTCAGCCAAGGGCTGGGTCACGGACCTGCAAAAAAACAGCTCCGGTCGGGTGGAGTCTGCCACGGTGGGAGGCGTTCCCATCCGGGGGACGCGGCTGCGGAGCATCCTGGGGCTGCGGTCAGCGTGCTTTACGGTGGAGTGCGGGGAGGAGGACATCACCTTCCGTGTCACAGGCTTCGGACACGGGGTGGGCATGAGCCAGTACGGGGCCGATGCCCTGGCCCGGGAGGGTAAGAGCTGGCAGGAAATTTTGCGGTGGTATTACCGGGGCGTGTCTATTGAAACCTGGAAATAG
- a CDS encoding response regulator transcription factor, protein MARNILVVEDDRNISDLIRMYMEKEGFEVRSAYDGGKAIEEFEKQAPDLVLLDIMLPVMDGWAVCSKIRETSKVPIIMLTAKSEVNDRITGLEMGADDYIVKPFEMKELMARINAVLRRSEIPDDTKKKLVFDKLIINLDSYELIVDGKKVDTPPKELELLYHLASTPNRVYTRNQLLDEVWGFDYFGDSRTVDVHIKRLREKVENVSDQWALKTVWGVGYKFEVK, encoded by the coding sequence ATGGCACGCAATATTTTGGTGGTTGAGGACGACCGCAACATATCCGATCTGATCCGGATGTACATGGAAAAGGAGGGCTTTGAGGTTCGCAGCGCTTATGACGGCGGCAAGGCCATTGAGGAGTTTGAAAAGCAGGCGCCGGACCTGGTGCTGCTGGACATCATGCTCCCGGTGATGGACGGCTGGGCCGTCTGCAGTAAGATACGCGAGACCAGCAAGGTGCCCATCATCATGCTCACCGCCAAAAGCGAGGTGAACGACCGCATCACTGGCCTTGAAATGGGCGCGGACGACTATATCGTCAAGCCCTTTGAGATGAAGGAGCTGATGGCCCGTATCAACGCCGTGCTGCGCCGCAGCGAGATCCCCGACGACACCAAGAAAAAGCTGGTGTTCGACAAGCTCATTATCAATCTGGACAGCTATGAGCTGATCGTGGACGGGAAAAAGGTGGACACGCCCCCCAAGGAGCTGGAGCTGCTGTATCACCTGGCCTCCACGCCCAACCGGGTCTACACCCGCAACCAGCTTCTGGACGAGGTGTGGGGCTTTGACTACTTCGGCGACAGCCGCACCGTGGATGTACACATCAAGCGCCTGCGGGAAAAGGTAGAAAATGTGTCTGACCAGTGGGCGCTGAAAACCGTGTGGGGCGTGGGCTACAAGTTTGAAGTGAAGTAA
- a CDS encoding sensor histidine kinase encodes MKELKKRFRSLYWQQFSLIAGILLLTLLLLGASFYALSYNYLVREKREEMQTRAQVIAQMTADYLAASEADQEVDSSLSRMAGVASMMTEVNFLICDENGQAMLTTDNALAGKSIRLPEEIRTQILENENGFEGNTTLSGLYKLRQFAVGLPVRSAEGQVVGMVLAMIDASQLMRLWRSFTGLFFMISAVVLLIAFVASSFMSMRQIQPIKEMVRGTRAYAAGNFDIRIEDEGRGDEIGELARSFNMMADSLSETERQRRDFIANISHELKTPMTSIAGYTDGILDGTIPQKDERRYLQIISDESHRLSRLVRRMLDISQIQSQEMHKEDFDLCESMRIALLSMEQKINDRGLDVEADIPEDSVMVRGDNELITQVVYNLLENATKFAAPGSTLYLGLACRGEKAVVTVRNTGNTIPAQEIPLLFERFHKSDKSRSVDKDGYGLGLYVVKTILNQHKEKITVTSENGVTAFSFTVQMADGARAYGEEQEQ; translated from the coding sequence ATGAAGGAACTGAAAAAACGCTTTCGCAGTCTGTACTGGCAGCAGTTCAGCCTCATTGCGGGCATCCTGCTGCTGACGCTGCTGCTGCTGGGGGCGTCCTTTTACGCCTTGAGCTACAACTATCTGGTGAGGGAAAAGCGAGAGGAGATGCAGACCCGGGCCCAGGTCATTGCCCAAATGACCGCAGACTACCTGGCCGCCAGTGAGGCGGACCAGGAGGTGGACAGCAGCCTCAGCCGCATGGCGGGGGTGGCCAGCATGATGACGGAGGTAAACTTCCTCATCTGCGATGAAAACGGACAGGCCATGCTCACCACCGACAATGCCTTGGCCGGAAAGAGCATCCGCCTGCCGGAGGAGATACGGACGCAGATCCTGGAAAACGAAAACGGCTTCGAGGGCAACACCACCCTGTCGGGGCTTTATAAGCTGCGGCAATTTGCGGTGGGTCTGCCGGTTAGGTCGGCAGAGGGCCAGGTGGTGGGCATGGTGCTGGCCATGATCGACGCCAGCCAGCTCATGCGGCTGTGGCGGTCGTTTACGGGGCTGTTCTTTATGATCTCCGCCGTGGTGCTGCTCATTGCCTTTGTGGCCAGCTCCTTTATGTCCATGCGGCAAATTCAGCCCATCAAGGAGATGGTCCGGGGTACCCGGGCCTACGCCGCCGGGAACTTTGACATACGCATTGAGGACGAGGGCCGGGGCGACGAAATAGGCGAGCTGGCCCGCTCCTTTAACATGATGGCCGACTCCCTCTCCGAGACGGAGCGCCAGCGCCGGGACTTTATCGCCAATATTTCCCACGAGCTGAAAACGCCTATGACCTCCATTGCCGGCTACACCGACGGCATCCTGGACGGGACCATTCCCCAGAAGGATGAGCGGCGGTACCTGCAGATCATTTCCGATGAGAGCCACCGGCTCAGCCGCCTGGTGCGGCGGATGCTGGACATCTCACAGATCCAGTCCCAGGAGATGCACAAGGAGGACTTCGACCTGTGCGAGAGTATGCGCATCGCGCTGCTGAGCATGGAGCAGAAGATCAACGACCGGGGCCTGGATGTGGAGGCGGACATCCCGGAGGACTCGGTGATGGTCCGGGGGGATAACGAGCTGATTACCCAGGTGGTGTACAATTTGCTGGAAAACGCCACCAAGTTCGCCGCACCCGGGTCCACCCTGTACCTGGGCCTGGCTTGCCGGGGGGAGAAGGCGGTGGTCACCGTGCGCAACACCGGCAACACCATTCCTGCCCAGGAGATACCGCTGCTTTTCGAGCGGTTCCATAAGTCGGATAAGTCCCGGAGCGTGGACAAGGACGGCTACGGACTGGGGCTATATGTGGTGAAAACCATTCTCAATCAACACAAAGAAAAAATCACCGTGACCAGTGAAAACGGCGTAACGGCCTTTAGCTTTACCGTGCAGATGGCCGACGGCGCCCGCGCCTACGGGGAGGAGCAGGAGCAATGA